A single window of Montipora capricornis isolate CH-2021 chromosome 14, ASM3666992v2, whole genome shotgun sequence DNA harbors:
- the LOC138032019 gene encoding uncharacterized protein: MAHLESENILVKHQHGFRKKLSCETQLITMIEEISRSLDCGQQTDLIIMDFSKAFDVVPHQRLFHKLDYYGIRGNLKNWLSTWLTCREQTGVVNGTSSNSV; the protein is encoded by the coding sequence ATGGCCCACTTAGAGTCTGAAAACATTTTGGTTAAACATCAACATGGGTTTCGTAAGAAGTTGTCCTGCGAAACTCAACTCATCACCATGATTGAGGAAATATCCAGATCGCTTGATTGTGGGCAACAAACTGATCTTATCATCATGGActtctcaaaggcttttgatgTGGTGCCTCATCAGAGGTTATTTCATAAACTTGATTATTATGGAATTCGAGGAAATCTCAAGAACTGGCTCTCAACTTGGTTAACCTGCAGGGAACAAACTGGGGTAGTTAATGGTACCTCCTCCAACTCTGTGTAA
- the LOC138032697 gene encoding G2/M phase-specific E3 ubiquitin-protein ligase-like: MSVVQNLPASNTPFTVEKYKRDLLKPYSKMYFWLCAKDDFESSNNVTSSDSEDDMLTKHAFEACYNISNVACDVPVLTPPEVAIRSTCPDLLNKASTSSTSYHQCPTCLELFPQSEIEVHADAYAEAWVDPIGDLDEVDDAPPNEVEPIEDATGTLREPLDINLETLRNEVSNLRRLCQCELTNRVSIIFQDYMDTRKKKWFKPKAMLKVTYVGEPAVDDGGPKREFFTEIFGHIRRTLFSNDGVPNADMRALANDEFKAVGELMACSLIQGGPAPCFLSVNVYDYLIDGMASVQSEKWASLIKDDFLRQSLERIAACKTNDELGALLCEESMMDILQMVGNRGVPSKETLSSVPEIQRSFVITGIARTLTTIDQMITGLASFGALDYIRSHKNVMKPLFTLDGARHFQPTPELFIEGLNVLFSEEGSNRKACEIDVFKNFCDFVQDLGTTQGGLVKLYKFITGSDSLTPLGLERVITVHFKHFCMSDCKCRPTASTCDPSINLPVHYRDMPAFEEVMTSDLEEGLGFGLI, translated from the exons ATGTCTGTTGTGCAAAATTTACCTGCCAGCAACACACCTTTCACAGTCGAGAAATACAAGCGTGACTTGCTCAAGCCCTACTCTAAGATGTACTTTTGGCTTTGTGCCAAAGATGATTTTGAGAGTTCTAACAATGTCACCAGCAGCGATAGTGAAGATGACATGCTTACCAAACATGCATTTGAAGCTTGCTATAATATTTCCAATGTGGCTTGTGATGTGCCGGTGTTAACTCCTCCTGAAGTAGCAATCAGATCCACTTGTCCTGATCTCCTGAACAAAGCATCAACATCTAGCACAAGTTATCATCAGTGTCCAACCTGTTTGGAGCTTTTCCCTCAAAGTGAAATCGAGGTTCATGCTGATGCTTATGCAGAGGCTTGGGTGGACCCAATAGGAGACCTTGATGAGGTAGATGACGCACCGCCAAATGAGGTAGAACCTATAGAAGATGCTACTGGCACCCTGAGAGAGCCATTAGACATTAATCTGGAAACTCTCAGGAATGAAGTTTCCAATTTGAGACGTTTATGCCAGTGCGAACTGACAAACAGAGTGTCTATAATATTCCAGGATTACATGGATACCAGGAAGAAGAAATGGTTCAAACCAAAAGCCATGCTTAAAGTTACATATGTTGGAGAACCTGCAGTAGATGATGGTGGTCCAAAACGTGAATTTTTTACag AAATCTTTGGTCATATCAGACGCACACTCTTCAGTAATGATGGTGTCCCCAATGCAGACATGAGAGCTCTTGCCAATGATGAGTTCAAGGCAGTAGGGGAACTCATGGCATGTTCCCTTATTCAAGGAGGGCCTGCACCCTGTTTTTTGTCTGTGAATGTGTATGACTATCTTATTGATGGCATGGCAAGCGTGCAAAGTGAGAAGTGGGCCTCACTCATCAAAGATGATTTCCTGAGGCAGTCACTGGAAAGG ATAGCTGCGTGTAAAACTAATGATGAGCTTGGAGCACTTCTCTGTGAAGAATCTATGATGGACATCCTTCAGATGGTTGGGAATCGTGGGGTACCATCCAAGGAGACCTTGAGTTCTGTTCCAGAAATTCAAAG ATCATTTGTGATCACTGGAATAGCCAGGACACTGACCACTATTGACCAAATGATTACTGGCCTTGCTTCTTTTGGAGCCTTGGACTATATCAGAAGTCACAAAAATGTCATGAAGCCATTGTTTACCTTGGATGGAGCACGACATTTTCAGCCAACACCCGAGCTTTTCATTGAAGGCCTAAATGTCTTGTTCAGTGAGGAGGGGAGCAATCGTAAAGCTTGTGAAATAGATGTGTTCAAAAACTTCTGTGACTTTGTGCAAGATCTTGGGACAACACAAG GAGGACTTGTAAAACTCTACAAGTTCATCACAGGCAGCGATAGCCTTACACCATTAGGACTGGAGAGGGTTATTACAGTGCATTTCAAGCATTTTTGTATGAGTGACTGTAAATGCAGGCCCACAGCTTCTACTTGTGATCCAAGTATTAATCTGCCAGTCCATTATAGAGACATGCCAGCCTTTGAAGAAGTAATGACTTCTGATCTGGAAGAAGGCTTAGGCTTTGGTTTAATATGA